From the Fusobacterium sp. DD2 genome, one window contains:
- a CDS encoding ABC transporter permease translates to MTKRRTSLFFFILSMLFFYIPLLILIVFSFNEGKSMVWKGFSLKWYKELFLYSDNIWKAFRYSVGIAAVSGIISTAIGTLGAISLRWHEYKYKKYLQVLTYIPLVIPEIILGVSLLILFATIKLELGFTTIFIAHTTFNIPFVLFIILSRLEEFDYSIVEAAYDLGATEWQTLTKVVIPSIFPGIISGFLISVTLSFDDFVTTFFVAGPGSSTLPLRIYSMIRLGVSPVINALSVLLIGISIILTLSTKRLQKYLIK, encoded by the coding sequence ATGACTAAGAGAAGAACATCGTTATTTTTCTTTATACTGTCTATGCTGTTTTTCTATATTCCATTGCTTATTCTTATAGTATTCTCATTTAATGAGGGTAAATCAATGGTATGGAAAGGATTTTCACTTAAATGGTACAAGGAACTTTTCCTATATTCAGACAATATATGGAAAGCATTTAGATATAGTGTTGGAATAGCTGCAGTATCTGGAATTATTTCAACAGCAATTGGGACTTTAGGAGCAATAAGCCTTAGATGGCATGAATATAAGTATAAGAAATATCTTCAGGTTTTAACATATATCCCTTTAGTTATACCTGAAATTATTTTAGGGGTATCACTACTTATACTATTTGCAACTATAAAACTTGAACTTGGATTTACAACAATATTTATAGCTCATACAACATTTAATATTCCCTTTGTATTATTTATAATACTTTCAAGACTTGAGGAATTTGACTACTCTATTGTAGAGGCAGCTTACGACCTTGGTGCAACAGAGTGGCAGACACTTACAAAAGTGGTTATTCCAAGTATATTTCCAGGAATTATATCTGGATTTTTAATATCTGTGACACTGTCATTTGATGACTTTGTAACTACATTCTTTGTAGCAGGACCTGGTTCATCTACATTGCCACTTAGAATTTACTCAATGATAAGACTTGGAGTTTCACCTGTTATAAATGCATTATCAGTTTTACTTATTGGAATATCAATTATACTGACACTTTCAACAAAGAGATTACAAAAATATTTAATCAAATAA